One stretch of Harmonia axyridis chromosome 1, icHarAxyr1.1, whole genome shotgun sequence DNA includes these proteins:
- the LOC123670740 gene encoding superoxide dismutase [Cu-Zn] produces the protein MTTKAVCVVRGEIVNGTLFFSQDSQGPVKVTGEVTGLSKGLHGFHVHEFGDNTNGCISAGAHFNPMNKEHGGPKHDIRHIGDLGNIEAGADGVAKVNITDNVISLKGDNSIIGRTLVVHADPDDLGEGGHELSKTTGNAGARVACGVIGIAKM, from the exons ATGACGACCAAAGCAGTTTGTGTTGTTAGGGGCGAAATAGTAAATGGAACTTTGTTTTTCAGCCAG GATTCTCAAGGACCGGTGAAGGTTACGGGTGAAGTAACCGGGCTAAGCAAGGGACTTCACGGTTTTCATGTTCATGAATTTGGAGACAACACAAATGGATGTATTTCAGCTGGAGCACACTTTAACCCCATGAACAAGGAACATGGAGGCCCCAAACATGATATAAGACATATTGGCGACTTGGGAAATATCGAAGCTGGAGCTGATGGAGTTGCAAAAGTCAACATCACTGATAATGTCATTTCATTGAAAGGGGACAATAGCATTATTGGTCGCACCCTGGTTGTACATGCAGACCCTGATGATTTGGGAGAAGGTGGCCACGAACTCAGCAAAACTACTGGCAATGCTGGAGCTCGAGTGGCTTGCGGTGTTATTGGTATTGCCAAGATGTAA